The genomic segment tcaTCACTAACAAAAGTTACAAGACAACTGATTAACTGAAGAAAGCAAAGTGTGCATTAAGTACTTCTTATCATGCAATGTTTTTCCCCACTGaataaaagttttcaaattaaaaatagtacATTCAGGACGCCTGTAGTTGGAAATTTTACTCctgcaataaaagatgagtcgattttaaggcttttaactaataaaaaggAGAGGGGGGTCCTATATGCTACTTTTCCATCTAGATCGTCGTTTCACTGGATGTGCATACATGTCATAATTGCCGTCCCCCTGAATGCTCAAAGCCAGTCCCGTGCTGGTTAAGGCACAGCTTCACTTACTCCTTGAGTCCAGAATAATGagttgtgtgtttctttttttcctttatttgcaCTTGTGGGAATTAATTTCTATAGAAACAGGCGCTTTTTCATCTGTCAGATGCTTGTCATGACATGATTGTGAACTGGCTCCATTTAGATTTGAACAGTGTTACAGTTCTGTGTATAGTGCaacatatcaaaaataaataatggatATCTCAGTGCTCTGTGTATTCTCCAGCTTTTCCGTGTATTGCATTGTATTGCATTATTCCCAAACGTGCAgtcgtttttttttaatgcctctTCAGAGCGTTTTAGAAATTTCTCTTCAGGAGATGAAGCCAAGCGAACCGATGCTCCGTCAGAGATGACAGATAGTGCTTCCAAAAGTTTACTTCCACTTATCATCAGCGCGAATGTCCTGTTTATTTTAGGCTATTAATGGCGGAAAATCAGTCCAGTGACTTTGaatttattgtacattttcttGAATCAACTTAcggtcaaaattatacatactgGCTTGAATATGAAACTACATTCCACTGAGATTTGGGAATACCTTCCTCAGCAAagaaaccaaatgttttttgtttccttcattaAATTCTTGGTCTAATTATGGCTGGCTATatggaatttattttaaggaattTGTAAAGTTCCCAAGGTTGGTCTGAAAATTATGGAGTTTGGCTGCAATTCTTCCAAGTCGAAttaagtacaaataaaaaaagaagaaaaaagaaaactgggtttggtaaaaatcctgtttttttccagacttttttcaaatttattattaaatacaaagaaaattaaaacactaGAAGTTTTTTAAACTTGGCCTGATTTTGATGCCAACCAAAGAATTGACACTTTTTACAGATTATGAGTAGAATCTGAccaaagtcattttatttagattccaaaaaagtgaataattgTACAATAATTacaacacttttttaaaataaaaattgctgGAACAATTAAGAAATTGTTCCAGCAatttctatatttaaatataaaaatcttaaaGGAAAAACGTGTAGGAACCCTGAAGTTCCCTGGTTTACCAACACATATTCAgcttttgataatttttttaataccaGTATGATTAAATTGGTGATATATTGGAAACttaaagtcagttttttttattcactccACAGTAGTTTTGCAATGCTCTGTCATTTTGGAGCATCCCTATGTCTaatcataaaacagaaacaaagcaaattaGGAACCACCAGGATTCAAGCCTGTGACAAACTGGAAGATGCTGAAATAGCATTTTTTATGCTTCACATGAAAGTTTCATTTCACTATGAACTGAGAaacaagacacaataaaaaaaaagacaaaaagatccCTACTAGAAAACTGATGCCTTCGAGCTCCATTGAAATTCGCAGCTTAACTCAAAGACAATCCAAACCCTATGAAGCAATTATTATAGGgggtgtatgtaaatatttgaaccTGTATGTATAATTCTGACCATAAGTAGAATagagaaaattcacaataaattaaactctAGATCCTGTTTCtgcaaagtaaataattttgataaaagTGCCAAACTTGCTCATGCCGATGGTGATTATATGTAAACCTGCAGTTAGCATTATGGAGGTGTAGAGAGTGTGAGGGGTTGGGGGTGGCGCACACGCGATTAGCCTGGAGTTGATCCCCTGGGAGCAGATGGTGAATGGTGGCTTACCTACATGCTCTGAGTCCCAGGAGTTAACAGGAGTCTGCAGTCACGTTGGAAGATACAATGCTAGGCTTTAAAGAAGTCTGAGGACCATGTCTCATGAAAGAAGAAAGGTAAGCAATGTTCCCATATTTAAGTAGAACATACATAAGTTTACTTAATAGTGGTAGCTACATTTGGTAGCTTTAGACAAGACCATATAGTTTCTCATCTTTTCTTCAAATCAGTAGAATATTTCAGAGAGTGATCAATTCTTATCTTCTCTGTTCTGCTGAAGTTCTCCAGCAAACACACGTTTGGTTTTAGCTTCCTCCTGGTAGACTTGTGTTAATCAACCACCTCATCTTACAGACTGGGATCACATCAGACGTGATGTTGCTGAGCAGTGCTGCTGtttggctgctgctctgtgttCAGTGCCTGCATGGCTCTGCCCTCCCTGCCATGTCCTCCTATGAGTTCACCGCCTACAGGATGCAGCAGTACAACCTGGCGCAACAAAAATATGGTAGGATCAAGTTAAGGTCGTCATGCAtcttgcaaacaaaaaaaaaaaaacattcccacatCATAATGCTGCCTGCACCATGCGTCACTGTGTTGAATTTGCCTTGCTTTATCTTGTTGTGTGAGGTTGCCGCGGAGCCATAGTTGTGGCGGAGGCGCGCTCTGCCGACGAACCGTCGCTGACCCGCCGTTGTGTCATCATGAAGGTTCAGGACTTCACTGTGGAGAAATACTTTGAAGCCCTGAgacagaatgctgctgctgtgctgATCCTACTGCCTCAAAATATCTCCGGCCTTCCGCACGAGACAATAAAGGTAAAACCCGGAAGGTTGTTTGTGGTCTAAAAGCAGATTAAACAAGATCCTAATTGGTTAAAACACTCGCTTCATGTCTCAGTCCTTCATGGTGAGTGAGAACGAGGCCTTGCAGAAAGAAACTCTTACTCCAGTCTACGTTGTTCCTGAGGATGAACAGCTGCTTTACATGTATGAGGAGGTGAGGCAGGCTGCAGCTTCACGGACCTCATCCATGTTTGTCAGAGGTAAAACAGACAGTGATGTTTATTATAAAGGTGTGTGCTGCAGTGATGGACGGGTAGATATGTGTGGACAAGGACGGATTTATAAGGATGTGGGCCACTTGATTGGAGCCAATCCACCAAGGAGAAATTTCTTTACAAATTACAGGACACAAATcagtaaaagaaagaagaaaactttttatttcgAGACAAAAAAGTAgtccatgaaaaaaaagaagaaaataaataattaaatattatgtACAGCTTATGTAAAAAAGTATGGTATTAAGGCATGGTATTATGTTCTGTAGCCAAAACTCCATGTTGTTCCCAAAGAAATCAACTAAaactttgtagtttttaaaagttttttatacAAAGTACAATATTTGCTAAACACAcattcattaaaacaaagagtaaaaaaCTCATACCCTCCAAAAAATGGGGCGCTGGTCCAACTACATCTAAACCCTTTCTAAAGTCGGGCCCAGTGTGTGGAAGCCACAGGACGGATGGGAAATTTGTAATAAATCGATTGTAGTCAGAGAGAAAGagcttctttttcattttcagaaactttttactgaaaatgtttttactgttcGCAGTTCTTCGAAGTATGGTCACTGCTACAGCCTTCCAGATCTTAGTGAGCAACAACAACGCCATTAAGGCCATCACTGACAACACCATAACCACACTGGAGGTAGGAGCTCAACTTGAAATAACATACTGGCTATTGGAAGTTTCACACGGATTTTTTACGCTTTCCTTAAAAGTATCTTTTCCCTAAAGTCCTGCTCCTGTCTGGTCTGTGCAGGGTGTGCTCCCTGGAACCGGAGAGGATGCtcccaccatcatcatcaccgcCCACTATGACTCATACGGACTCGCTCCGGTGGGTTGGCCATTAACAAGTTTACAGGTTCAGTGCGTTGACCTGTGAAATGGTTTCAACCTTGGTTTGAAACTTCCATCCCGCTTAAAAGCGCAGGTCTTTCAGGTCAACCCGGCACTTAAGcttgaatgtgtttgtgtaaaacagTGGCTGTCATATGGAGCAGACTCTAATGGCAGCGGAGTCACCATTCTGCTGGAGCTGGCACGTCTTTTCCAGAAACTTTACGGCACCTCCGGTACCAGACCACAGTGAGTTTGAGTTTATTCACGAGTCATGACATGACGAAGCACCTGCGACTGCAAATAACGCCAAACTAGAAAATATTAAGAATGTGCGTTTTAATATGGCCTCAATTGGTCAAATTTAATGCCTCAAACCAGGATACTAAATTCCTCAATGGAAGATCAAAAAACAAGTACAGAAccttaaaaacaaagtatttacacctacattttgtcactttattttttttttaaaaattcacattaTAATggatggaataaaataatttataaataggAAGAGGATGTCTGGTTTTGGCGTGTTTTTCTTGAGTCCAGTTGAAACACAATACGACCCATTGTCATTTATTCTCAGCTTTCCCGTGAGGCATAATGTGAGCTTCATGAATTCTTTTTGAAGGAAACTGTTacgttttttaattaatattatcGGTGGAAGTACTCAACAAAAATCATTAAGAAGAttctaatttatattttagatataatttaatgttttccttgACCGGAGGAGGAAAATACAACTTCCTCGGCACGAAGAGATGGATTGAGGAGAATCTTGATCACGCCGGTGAGATTACAGCCTGTGATTGTGCAGATTGTGAGCCGGAAATTGATCCAAAGAAATCACCATTAAGGTTTTAACAAAGCCCAGCCATTCTCCTCCAGAGTCCAGCCTGCTTCACGACAACGTGGCATTTGTCCTGTGCTTGGACTCGCTGGCCAAAGGTGATGAACTATACATGCACGTGTCTCGCCCTCCGAAGCCCGACGCTCCTCTGTACTCCTTCAttgagcagctggaggaggtaACAGCTCTTATTGTGACGGCACGAGAAAGCGTAAACATGTCTTGTCGGTATTAATGGTGTTGTGTTGTTTACCCCCTAGGTGGTTTCCTCCAGGTTCCCCTGGGTGAAGGTGGGATTGGTGCACAAGAAGATCAATCTGGTTGAGTCAACGGTGGCCTGGGAGCACGAGCGCTACAGCCTGCGGAGGATCCAGGGCTTCACTCTGTCTCACGTGGAAGATCCCAAGTCTGAACTTCGTGGGTCTATGCTAGATACAATGTAtggttgacatttttttttttgtcttatttagtTGGTTAAATAATacgtagatttaaaaaatatatttttttttctaatttttgtattttataatatatgattgtgtgtaaaataaagataaactaACACAGAAATAAGCATTGAAATATAATTCTATCTTCTGCATACCATCTTCTAGGTCCCAAGTCGATTTTAGGAAACTTAAGCGAAACGGCATTATCATAGCTGAAGCTCTGGCCCGGTACATGTACAATCTCTCAGACAAGGTGAATAAAGACAGTCCATTTTGattatgtatatgtaaataaaataaaaaaatcatatttatattttaatttgttgtaaaaacacattgatctgtgactatttttgttttaagggtTCACCAAAGGATATTCAAGTTTTTAAGGGTCAGCTGGTGAGTTCCTTGTTCTTTTGCTCCAtgtgctgccctctggtgttcATGCATAGACATTACAGCGTGCTTGAATTTTCAAAAAGCACTTCTGCAGTAACAATAAAATGCCATGTCGATTTCAACTATTTGTCGCCACTAAAGTGCAAATAGAAAAGTTTTATCAAGAAGCAGCTTTATAAAAAGTAAGATGAAAAACATCTCTAAACTAACCCTGACATAAATGtattagcttttttaaaaatctttttagacTTAAATGACATTAGTTATTATCATGATACCTCCGTTGTGAACCCACATATTTGTCCTCAATACAGGACTTTCAGGACAGCCGCATGTCCAGTATGATGTCCTTTTTGACCTCTGTGCCCCGGTCTGCCCAGCTGCTGCACAAGGAGCCTGGTCAGATCCTACTGGTCAACTCACTAGAGTACGAGTTCAAGCACTACCTGCAGCAGGTCCATAGACACACCTTTCGACAGGACAAGAGGTGAAACATACAGTAGTCTTTGCGTTTCATTCAAAGACTCAAAAGCAACACAGCAACCTCATGATTAACATTACCTTTTCATGCAGGGACCCTGAGATCACCTTTTTTGATCAAATGAACCAACCAATTGTCATGTACAGGTAAACATCTGTGCCAAAGGgacttttgtgtgtgtgcggaAAAAGGTTAAAGGTTCGGAAACTAAAGCAAACCTTTTTCAGGGTGAAGCCAGCAGCTTTTGATCTGTTCCTAGGAGGATGCATCACTGCATATTTGGGGATTGTTTACTATTCAATCCAGGTGAGTTGATGTACATTTCACAAAGTGTTTCTGCAGCAATCTCAACAGTTCTGTGACATACATACACAAAAGAAATTGGATTCCAATAGCCTGATGAAAACCGGTCCCTCTGTGCTACACTTTGCTTCATACAGAGAGTCTGGCTTCTTGGCTAGTGAGAAACGATTGTGTCCTGGAAGCGCGGtttgtgttgaggttttaaattttacccaattgcttACGTTTGCCCCTaagaagcttaccagaaatcgcctgcgctgtaaacaaccatccttcactgtgaagagagagctgCAGAGCAGGATGGGGTGAATGTTGATGTTAGTACAATATTTGGAAGCACGGTCAACACGGACTGAACAgttttgttcacttcctccgctgctaTTGCTAAATCTCCAGGAAGACTACAATCCTAAAACAGCCCAGAAAATCGacgtcattgttcacaacttctccttctgttcacttTTTATCCAGTTCACAGCTATGCGGttctgttggtctatcacagtgttgtaacgtgacaaaatgtaaaaaaggggtttcaatatttttgcaagatattgggtttttttttgttttaaaatccttGCCATTCAGGAGgattaaaataatctcaatGCGTAACGTTTTCCACCTGTTTTCTCTTGCAGAATTTCGGGCATCTGTACGCTAGACTCAAAGCTGCAGTGAAAACCAAGCATCAGTGACAGCTTCCAGGATCCAGGCTTTACGGCTTCCTAAGCTCATGACAGACGTCTGCTTCACAGAACATTAAAGCAATCCAGCGCTAAGTTTCCCACAGTAAGACAGGAAGTGTGCATTTGCTTTGTGCTCTGTCAGATGTTCAAAGATGTGTACGTTCCTTAGAAAGGAGAGTCGTAAAAAAGACGCAAATCAAGAAATAAAAGTGTTCTGTCATCAATCCTGCCGACGGTGTGAATAACTGGAACCTGTTGTCCAATCGATGAAATGCATTTTCTCTCACATTACTATGATCACTCGACacgacgtgtgtgtgtgtggctgagCTTCGACGTAGCTCCCAGGCGAGGTTCAGCCACTGCAATGGACGCTCAGCCAGTTCCTGTCACAGATAACTCAGTGAGATTGCCACAGACACAATGGCCCCCGCAGTGCTCCACGAATTATTAATGCTTGTGTGACGTGCTGACAGTCATTGATTGTGGTAGAGTCTATGAATTCTGCAgggttttttccccttctttttaGTTCTGCAGCTCTGTTCAGACCGGTGAAACTTAAAAGCAGCTGAACGGCTGTCGGTGTACAAAATGAGGGCTGTGTTGTTGATTGGGGCCCTCGGAGCTATGGAAGCAGGTCAAGGGCATTGACCCCAGGTATGCGAGTCTCTGCAGGGGGCTTAAAGCTCAGGGAGATTAGTGAGTGCTCAGGTGGCACACAGAGAGTTGTTCTGCTTCAGCAGGGATGATCTTAACCTGTCCAAAACGGATGAGATTCTTCACAACAGCAACAGGCCAAAGCAGTCGTTTGATCTGTTTTAAATCTGCAGAGGATGGATGCTGTATTGatgcaaaatcaaaaaaaataaacaggtgtTGTGGCACCTTAGATTCAGAGTAAGTGACATACAGCAgtgaaaaaagattaaatgcaTACTGCTACAGCACTTATGTAATCTTcccagaagtaaaaaaatagaagcAGGGGAGGTGTTGGGGAACCGATATAGGTAAGGGGCGGAGCTTACAGGATACTGCATGACTTTCAGGCAAACTGGAGGTAAGGTGTGGATAAACAGACGGTTTCTGAAGATGGGTCCCCAGCTCTACCTCACAATGTACAAGGCGCATTTCAGATCTCCGGGCAGAGCAAAAAAAGCTGAACTTCGACCCACCTCAGCCCACCGCAGGAACAACCCTCAGCCACGGCCGGTAAGACGGACACCCCTCCGCTTTTGCATGCATGAGCTTTTTTTTGTGGTCATACAAGGATTTGTTGACTCTGATAGGAATAAAAAGCTAATAGACATCGTTTGATGTGATAtgacttctgtttattttgaagaaataaacagaagGTGAAGTCGACTCTGTGGAACATCATGTACTTACAATATGTTatgtgactgaaaataaaagaagtgcAGGAGTACAG from the Xiphophorus maculatus strain JP 163 A chromosome 20, X_maculatus-5.0-male, whole genome shotgun sequence genome contains:
- the LOC102219549 gene encoding nicalin-1-like, with product MSHERRKTGITSDVMLLSSAAVWLLLCVQCLHGSALPAMSSYEFTAYRMQQYNLAQQKYGCRGAIVVAEARSADEPSLTRRCVIMKVQDFTVEKYFEALRQNAAAVLILLPQNISGLPHETIKSFMVSENEALQKETLTPVYVVPEDEQLLYMYEEVRQAAASRTSSMFVRVLRSMVTATAFQILVSNNNAIKAITDNTITTLEGVLPGTGEDAPTIIITAHYDSYGLAPWLSYGADSNGSGVTILLELARLFQKLYGTSGTRPQYNLMFSLTGGGKYNFLGTKRWIEENLDHAESSLLHDNVAFVLCLDSLAKGDELYMHVSRPPKPDAPLYSFIEQLEEVVSSRFPWVKVGLVHKKINLVESTVAWEHERYSLRRIQGFTLSHVEDPKSELRGSMLDTMSQVDFRKLKRNGIIIAEALARYMYNLSDKGSPKDIQVFKGQLDFQDSRMSSMMSFLTSVPRSAQLLHKEPGQILLVNSLEYEFKHYLQQVHRHTFRQDKRDPEITFFDQMNQPIVMYRVKPAAFDLFLGGCITAYLGIVYYSIQNFGHLYARLKAAVKTKHQ